A region from the Lolium perenne isolate Kyuss_39 chromosome 4, Kyuss_2.0, whole genome shotgun sequence genome encodes:
- the LOC127332203 gene encoding uncharacterized protein, which yields MKSGKGADGGEPNEDGGEMMLKTHSAPPTLEIVEHRVVGGLGSGGGGSTSFNQPWREMTPGSGSGHGGSSGRRGGREPPEKRLTLFALRLAVLEKAASGLGKLDFAWATVVLLGGFASDLKITDFWCITVILVGEGARVFSRSHELEWQHHATLTSTAGNALRTSSRFFHHVARAIFKPRTTAASLARVRAVQFQRQIVGMMKQRTWHAPDVPLLPYTGWVFVSKKISWLLNWLQVLSAFACVALSVMRLWKHDFEDQGKDNMRPALLLFYTLALLEASLFLLEKVYWWWKMSVCKLLDQVSGECELGPYGLVSLKRFFYDAYSQCIDGSIFDGIKMDLVTFAEDLILSDFLDEQLIGVRILQQLATSKGSARDTLRKLGTNPRSIERVVEMLNWRRPDEEEVRQCAAEVVSKLAGKRQNALRVSGIPGAIESIMSLLYTGRGAPTSSTITTKGAAAAEADRMYDYLQFNLLGLRILKKLARDHDNCGKIGNARGLLAKIVEFSHASQALLLNPSATDSQVRAVKRALQVIKMLVYTTGATGKTLRRDVAENVFTVSNLRGVLQHGHQHMELQKLAMDILTGMAMDQRANETIAGTGGVVKLLLSIFFNAQELELGREAGEALAMLALESETSCSAILKARSDVIDPLVSAVESHDARCLNAMRLLRNLCAYSGEEHRTRLSAVTKAMPAVLRATMTGHSKILEVSVGLTTQICQFMDGDKFAAELRGAGLDMRAYVQRLAGILRQYKYPEVTVPRMRRFVVQQVICLMKSSPRRGGGGFGELLRDRELGMERLLEAIADTTSEVECYHVFSGSVPISRHRESFSAIVETALHLVAAGGGGSSEGSFG from the exons ATGAAGTCCGGGAAGGGCGCGGACGgcggcgagcccaacgaagacGGCGGCGAGATGATGTTAAAGACCCACAGCGCGCCGCCGACCCTCGAGATCGTCGAGCACCGCGTCGTCGGCGGTCTAGGCAGCGGAGGCGGCGGGTCGACATCCTTCAACCAGCCGTGgcgggagatgactccggggagcGGCAGCGGCCATGGCGGCAGCTCGGGCAGGAGAGGCGGCCGGGAGCCGCCGGAGAAGCGGCTGACGCTCTTCGCGCTCCGGCTGGCCGTCCTCGAGAAGGCGGCTAGCGGGCTCGGGAAGCTAGACTTCGCGTGGGCCACCGTCGTGCTCCTCGGCGGCTTCGCCAGCGACCTCAAGATCACCGACTTCTGGTGCATCACCGTCATCCTCGTCGGCGAGGGCGCGCGCGTCTTCAGCCGCAGCCACGAGCTGGAGTGGCAGCACCACGCCACGCTCACCTCCACCGCCGGCAACGCGCTGCGCACCAGCTCCCGCTTCTTCCACCATGTCGCGCGCGCCATCTTCAAGCCGCGGACCACGGCCGCGTCGCTGGCGCGCGTCAGGGCGGTGCAGTTCCAGCGCCAGATCGTGGGCATGATGAAGCAGCGGACCTGGCACGCGCCCGATGTGCCGCTGCTCCCGTACACCGGCTGGGTCTTCGTCTCCAAGAAGATCAGCTGGCTGCTCAACTGGCTGCAGGTGCTCTCCGCcttcgcctgcgtcgcgctctccGTCATGCGCCTCTGGAAGCATGACTTCGAAGACCAAGGCAAAGACAACATGCGGCCGGCGCTCCTGCTCTTCTACACCTTGGCCCTGCTCGAGGCGTCGCTCTTCCTGCTGGAGAAGGTGTACTGGTGGTGGAAGATGTCCGTCTGCAAGCTGCTCGACCAGGTCAGCGGCGAGTGCGAGCTCGGCCCCTACGGCCTCGTCTCTCTCAAGCGCTTCTTCTACGACGCCTACTCGCAGTGCATCGACGGAAGCATCTTCGACGGCATCAAGATGGACCTCGTCACCTTCGCCGAGGACCTCATCCTCTCCGACTTCCTCGACGAGCAGCTCATCGGCGTGCGCATCCTGCAGCAGCTCGCCACCAGCAAGGGCTCCGCGCGTGATACGCTGCGCAAGCTCGGCACCAACCCGCGCTCCATCGAGCGGGTCGTGGAGATGCTCAACTGGAGGCGGCCTGATGAGGAGGAGGTGCGCCAGTGCGCCGCAGAAGTCGtgtccaagctcgccggcaagcgCCAGAACGCGCTACGCGTGTCGGGCATCCCGGGCGCCATCGAGTCCATCATGTCCCTGCTCTACACCGGCCGCGGCGCGCCCACGTCCTCCACCATCACGACCAAGGGCGCGGCGGCCGCCGAGGCCGACCGGATGTACGACTACCTGCAGTTCAACCTCCTGGGCTTACGCATACTGAAGAAGCTCGCGAGGGACCACGACAACTGCGGAAAGATCGGCAACGCCCGCGGCCTCCTCGCCAAGATCGTCGAGTTCTCGCATGCGTCGCAGGCTCTGCTCCTCAACCCGAGCGCCACGGACTCTCAGGTACGCGCCGTGAAGCGCGCGCTCCAGGTGATCAAGATGCTAGTGTACACGACGGGGGCCACGGGCAAGACCCTCCGGCGTGACGTCGCCGAGAACGTGTTCACGGTGAGCAACCTCCGGGGAGTCCTGCAGCACGGCCACCAGCACATGGAGCTGCAGAAGCTGGCCATGGACATCCTCACGGGGATGGCAATGGACCAGAGGGCCAACGAGACCATCGCGGGTACCGGAGGGGTGGTCAAGCTGCTGCTGTCGATATTTTTCAACGCTCAGGAGCTCGAGCTCGGCCGCGAGGCCGGCGAGGCGCTGGCGATGCTGGCCTTGGAGAGCGAGACGAGCTGCTCGGCCATCCTCAAGGCTAGGTCCGACGTGATCGATCCGCTCGTGTCTGCGGTGGAGAGCCACGACGCTCGATGCCTGAACGCGATGAGGCTGCTCCGCAACCTGTGCGCTTACTCGGGAGAGGAGCATCGGACGCGCCTGAGTGCGGTCACCAAGGCCATGCCGGCG GTACTGAGAGCCACCATGACGGGACACAGCAAGATCCTGGAAGTTTCCGTCGGCCTGACGACGCAGATCTGCCAGTTCATGGACGGCGACAAGTTCGCCGCCGAGCTTCGAGGCGCCGGGCTGGACATGCGCGCCTACGTGCAGCGGCTGGCCGGCATCCTGCGGCAGTACAAGTACCCCGAGGTCACTGTGCCCCGGATGCGGCGCTTCGTGGTACAGCAGGTCATCTGCCTCATGAAGAGCTCGCCTcgacgaggcggcggcggcttcgGGGAGCTGCTCCGGGACCGGGAGCTCGGGATGGAGCGCCTGCTCGAGGCCATCGCCGACACCACGTCGGAGGTCGAGTGCTACCACGTCTTCTCCGGCAGCGTCCCAATCAGCAGGCACCGGGAGAGCTTCTCCGCCATCGTCGAGACCGCGCTCCACCTAGTCGCTGCTGGTGGTGGAGGATCATCGGAAGGGAGCTTCGGCTGA